TTGTAAATTATAATATAATTTCACAAAAAAGGAAATTTATGAGTAATCTTTTGTGGTATTTGCTTGCCTATTTAGTAGGTGGTATTCCTTTTGGTTACATAATAGCAAAGTATTTTGCAGGAGTAGATATTAAAAAGCACGGCAGTGGAAATATTGGAGCTACAAATGTTTTAAGAGTATTAAAAGAAAAAGACCCTAAAAAAGCAAAAAAATTAGCAGCTCTAACTCTATTTTTAGATGCTTTTAAGGGTGCTTTTATTTTACTTATTGCAAAATTATATGGAGTTTGTGATGCAGTACTTTGGGGAATGGCTGTTTTAGCAGTTATTGGTCATTGTTTTTCTCCATTTTTAAAATTCGAAGGTGGAAAAGGAGTAGCTACTACTGCTGGGGTTATGCTTGTTATGATTCCAAAAGCAGCAATTGTTGGAATTATAGTTTGGTTTATTATGGCAAAAACTATAAAAATTTCATCTCTTAGTTCACTTGTTGGTATTTTAGTAGGAATTTTTAGTGCCTATATTTTATATCCAAATATTGATATTAATTCTTATGCACCATTATGGATTATTGCTTTTGTTGTTATATATAAACACAAAGAAAATATATATAGATTATTAACAGGTCAAGAAGGAAAAGTGATATGAAAGTTTTTGATACAAAATATACTATTGTAATAGATGATTTAAGTTTTAGAGCGATTTTAGGTCTTTTAGAAAATGAAAGAAAAGAAGAGCAATTAGTTGTAGTTTGTGCAAAAATTGGGTATGAAGATAAAAAAGAGTATGTAGATTATGCAAAAGTTTGCGATATTATCCAAAATACTATAATTGAAGGTAAATTTAAATTGATAGAAGATGCAATTGATGAGGTAGAGAGTAAATTAAAAGAAAGTTTTCCACAAATGAAAGCACTTTATCTTAAAATTAGAAAACCTGAAATATTAAAAAATGCTTTGGCGGGAGTTGAAATTTTAAGAAAATATTAAAATTTGTTATAATATTTTTCAATGTTAATTTGAAGGAGAAAAATGCGCCTTTTAGTAGTAGAAAAAGATGAAACACTTAACGATTTAATAACAAAAGCGTTACACGAATCAAAATATAAAACAGATGAAGCTTTTAATGTAAAAGATGCAATGTATTTTTTAGATATAAGACATTATGATTTAGTAATAATAGATACAAATTTTGGGCTTAGTGAAGTTTTTAAATTTATTGATTATGCAAAAGATTTATATCCTTTTATTAAAATAGTAGTAATTTCAGATGACCCTTCAATTGAGACTGAGATTAAAGTTTTAAAAATGGGCGCTGATGATTTTATAAGAAAACCACTAAATTTTGATTTGTTAATAACAAGAGTTAATGTAGCACTTAGAAGTGGTAAAGAGACACATATTAAAATTAAAGACTTAATAATTATAAAAGATGAAGAAAAGATAATTTATAAAGATAAAGAGTCATTTTTAAAAGGAAAAGCTTTTGAAGTTTTTACTTATTTAGCAAGATATCCAAATCAAGTCATTTCCAAAGAACAACTCTTAGATGCAATTTGGGAAGAGCCAGAGCTTGTTACTCCAAATGTTATTGAAGTTGCTATAAATCAAATAAGACAAAAGGTTGACAAAGTTTTTAAAATTGATACAATAAAGACCATTCGCCGAAGAGGCTATAAATTTTCATATCCAAAGGAGTAGTATGTCATTAAAAATTAATGAGGAATGCATAGCTTGCGATGCTTGTGTGGATGAATGTCCAAATGGTGCAATAGAACCAGGCGACCCAATTTATGAAATAGACCCTGATTTATGTACTGAGTGTATTGAATATGGGGGTGAGCCACAATGTGTGCAAGTTTGTCCTGTTGATGCAATTGTCCCAGACCCAGATAATGTAGAAACAGCAAAAGAGTTAAAATTAAAATCAGAATTAATTCATAAAGACGAAGAGTAATGGCAAAAGTTACTGCTGTTATTGATATAGGCTCAAACTCTGCCAGAATGGCAGTTTTTAAAAAAACAAGCCGTTTTGGCTTTTATCTTTTAAGAGAAGAAAAGAGTAAAGTTAGAATTAGTGAAGGTGCTTATGAAAATGGAGGAAATCTTCAAGATTTTGCTATAAAAAGGGCAATTATTGCACTTAGAGAATTTCTTTTTATAGCAAAATCTTTAAAAGCAAGAAAAATACTTTGTGTAGCAACATCTGCTGTAAGAGATGCACCAAATAGGTCTGAGTTTATAAAGAAAGTAAAAAATGAACTTGGAATTAAAATAAAAGTTATTGATGGTGATAAAGAGGCTTTTTATGGAGGAGTTGCTGCTGCAAATTTACTTTATGAAAAAAATGGTGTAACTGTTGATATTGGTGGCGGAAGTACAGAACTTGCATTAATAGTAAATAAAAAAATTGAAAACACAATTTCGCTAAAACTTGGGACTGTTAGGCTTAAAGAACTTTTTTTTGATAAAGATGATATTGAGGGAGCAAGAAAATTTATAAAAAAAGAGATTGAAAAATTAGGCAAAATTTTTAATTCTAAAAAAGTTTTTGGAATTGGTGGTACTATAAGGGCACTTTCACAAGTTATTATGAAAAAAACAGAATATCCTCTGGATATTTTACATGGATTTACCTATGGATTTGAAGAGCAAAAAAATTTTTTAGAATCTATATTAAAAATGAGTGATGAAGAGTTATTAAAAATTGGTGTAAAACCTGAAAGATTTGATGTAATAAGACCTGGGACTTTAATTTTTTTAGAAATTTTAAAATATTTAGGTACAAAAGAAGTAATTACAAGTGGAGTTGGAGTTAGAGAAGGGGTGTTTTTAACTGATTTACTAAGAAATGATAATTATAAATTTCCGAACAATTTTAATCCATCTGTTAGAACAATTATGGATGTGTATAATATAGACAGAAAGATTGCTTCTTATGAGACAAAAATTGCTCTTGAAATTTTTGATTTATTAAAAAAGGATTTTGAACTTAATGATAAATATAAAATGCATTTAACGTATGCTATAAAATTATCTCGCGCGGGAGAGTTAATAGATTTTTATGAAGCACACAAACATACCGATTATATTTTACTAAATTCTCTTCATTATGGATTTAGGCATAGTGATAGGCTTTTGATATCAAAAATAATTAGATTTCATAAAAGAAAAAAGATAAAAAAAAGAGAAATTGAAAAATTTAAAAATCTTCTTCCAAAAAAAGAGATAGTAGAAAAATTATGCAATATCTTTTGGGTTGCAAAACTTATAAATATAAACCTTTCAATGCCAGATGTAAAAATTAGTAAAGAAAAAAATAAAATTATTATTGAAGGACCACATTTATATTTAGCAAAAGAGAGAAGTAAAAGTAGAGAATTGTTTTTTGATTTAGAAATAAAAAATTTGGTATAATAATAAAAAGATGATTGAAAACTTAATGTTTTTTTAAAAAATGATGTTTTAAGTAAGATTTATTTAAGTTTGTTTAAGCAATTTTTAAGGTTTAAAGTGCCGTAATTTAGGGCATTTTAATTTTAGTGCCAATCGAAAATGAGTGTTTAAGCAAACTTTAAGAAATGAACTTCCCTAAATTTAGGGTGAAATAGCCCTTACAATCCAACTGACCCGCTAAGGGGATTGAGACGTGTTATTTCTTTAGATGAAGCAAGAATAGTTTTTGCTTCTTACAATCCAACTGACCCGCTAAGGGGATTGAGACTTTTTCATATTTCTTTTTTATGAAATATTTAAAAACTTACAATCCAACTGACCCGCTAAGGGGATTGAGACCCTACTATGAAAGAAATGATAGCTGGAATTACAACAAAAACTTACAATCCAACTGACCCGCTAAGGGGATTGAGACCTATCAATAAATCATCTTTGAACCAGATATAATCCAAGCTTACAATCCAACTGACCCGCTAAGGGGATTGAGACAAATAGTTATTAATTCATATAATTTTTTCTCTTGTTTACTTACAATCCGACCGACCCGTTAAGGGGATTGAGATAACAAACATCCATCTATATCACTTGCACCTATATAAGGTTAGACCCGATAAGGGGACTTTTAATATCAATTAACAATAAAAAAAGATGTAATACCAATTGAAATTGAAAATGGAAAATGGACAATAGAAAATTAGAAAAGATTGAAATAGTAGGAGTATTAAAGAAAGAGCTTTATAGTAACTAACTTCTATCGAATTTATGTTAAAGTTAAAAACTTGCACCAAGGCTAAATTCAAATCTTTGTAGGTCATCTCCTTTTTGGCTTTTAATTGGCCAAGCCCAAATGAAACTAAGTGGTCCCATTGGTGTTATCCAATCAATTTGGAATCCATAACTACTTCTTGTAATGTTTAATTTATTTTCACCAACTGCTCCATAATCAATAAATCCAGTTAACCAAACCCTATTTTTTAAACTTAGAGGTGTTGATATTTCAGGTCCTGTAACAAACTCATATTTTCCACCTATTAAATTACCGCTACTATCTTTTGGAGCAATAGAATACCAATTAAATCCTCTAACAGTAGAAGCTCCTCCAAGGTAAAATTTTTCATTTATTGGTAAATATCCATTTTCTTTTATTGCACCAGCTAAAATTCTATATTTTAAAACTGCATAAGTATTATATGTTTTATCAAGAAGAGGGTAAAAATATTTTAATTTAGCTATATTTTTTATGTATTTTTCATCTCCTCCAATTCCTGCATATTCAATTGAAGCATTTGCTTTTATACCTTTTGTTGGGAAGAAATAATCATCTGTATTATTGTATGATACTCCAAGTGTTATATAGCTTTTAATACTTTTAGGTTTTATATACTCTGTTGTATTGTAATCGCTAAGTTTTGTAGAAATATATCCATATGTTAAATTGGCAGAAGTGTAGCGATTAAGCATTTTACCAAATCCAATATAACCACCTTTTTGTTTTGAGGTATAAGAAATACCTTGAAATGTTTGATTAAAAATTGATGCAGTAAAAGAATATTTACTATCAAAAATTCGAGGATTAAAAAGAGTTAATTTATATGTTCTTGATACTGAGCTTGCATCTAAACTTGCTGTTAAACTTTGGCCACTTCCAAAAACATTTTTTTCACTAATTGAAAAATTAAATCCAAGTTTAGTATAACTACCATAACTAATACCTGCTCTTAACGTTCCACTTAATCCATCTTTTGCAGTTACTATTAAGTTAACTTTATTTTTGCTAACTTTTTCTTGTTTAATTTCGACTTTATCATAATATCCTTTTCTTTTTAGTGCATTAATACTATCAATATAATCAGAATAAGAGTATTTGTCTCCTGGGGCTAAGTAAATATTTCTTCTAACTACTCTATCAAGAGTTTTGTTGTTGCCTTTTATTATAACATTATTAATATATACAATTTCACCAGGAATAACTTTGTAAGTTAATGTTGCATATTTCCCTTCTTTTTTAATATCTGGAAGCACTTTTACATATGCATATCCCTCGTCCATAAATGCGTGTGAGATGTTTTGTATATCTTTTCTTAAAGCTGATACATTGAAATATTTATTAGGTTTTAAATTTAATTCTGGTAATTTTACTTTTATATTTTTTGGATAATCAATTTTAATTTTTTTTAAAATATATCTTTTACCTTCATAAATTTTATAATCAATATCTGCAAAATAACTATCAAGATTAGTATTTGCAAAGGGAGGTGAAACTTTTGCATCAAGATATCCTAAATTGTAATAAAAATCTTGAAGTTGTTGTTGGTCTTTTGGAAGTTTAAAAAGGTTTAATTTACCAGAGTTTGTAAAAGGTAGAATTGATAAGAGTGTTTTTGGTCTATTTTCTATTACATCAGTTAGTTCACTTTTTGGAAGTTTAGCTCCATAAAAATTAACATTTCTAATTATTACTTGTTTACCTTTTTTTACTGAAATTATTAATTTTATTCTGTTATTATTAAGAGGAATAGTATCAATTTGAGTGACTGTATTGAAATATCCTTTTGCTAAATAGTATTGTTTAATGAATTGTTTTAATTTTTTGATTTTTTCTTTTTCTAATATAGAGCCTTTTTTAGGAAGTAAGTTTTCTTCTTTTAAGATTTTTTTTAAATCTTCTGAGATGTTTTCAAGTTCTATTAGTGCAATAGTTGGTTTTTCTTCAAATATATAAGTTAATACACCATTTGTATAATCAACTTTTATTGTTTTAAAATAACCTGTTTTATATAACTTTTTTATACTTTTATCTATTTTATTAATATCATACTTAGAATTTGGTGTAATATTAATAATAGCGTTTGCACTCACTGGTGATATGTGGATTAAACCTTTATATTTTATTTCTTTAATTTCTGATGCGAATATAAGTATTGGTAATAAAAACAATATTTTTTTCATTTTACTCCTTATTTTTAAATAATCAAAATTATATCGTAAATGTGATATAATTTTCTTAAAAAGAGGTTAAATGACTTGTGCAATAGTTGGTTTAGGCTTAATGGGTGGTAGTTTTGGGCTTGCTACTAAAAAATATTTTTCAAAAATTGTTGGAATAGACCATAATAAATCTCATCAAGAAGATGCTATAAAACTTGGACTTGTAGATGAGATTGTTGAACTTAAAGATTTAGAAAATGTGGATGTTATAGTTTTAGCAATTCCAATTAGAGGAATAATTTCTGTTTTAAAAGAGTTATCAAAGCTTAATTTAAAAGATGATGTTTTAATAATAGATTTTGGTTCTACAAAAGAGAGTATTATAAAAGAGTGTCCTAAAAATATAAGAAGAAATCTTGTTGCTTCTCACCCAATGGCAGGGACAGAATATTCAGGTCCTGCTGCTGCAATTGAAGATTTATATAAAAATAAAGTAATGGTGGTATGTAACATAGAAGAGAGTGGGGATATTCAAGTAAAAAGAGCATTTGATATTTATAATTTTTTAGAGATGAAGATAAAAATTATGGATGCAAAAGAGCATGATAGACATGCTGCTTTTATTTCTCATATGCCTCATATTGTAAGCTTTTCTATTGCAAATGCTGTATTAAATCAAGAAGATAAAGAGCATATTGTAACTCTTGCAGCTGGTGGATTTAGAGATATGAGTAGACTTGCAAAAAGCAATCCTGCAATGTGGAGAGATATTTTTAAAGAGAATAAGAAAAATTTACTTGATTCAATTGAAGCATTTAAGGATGAGTTAAAAAGAGCAAAAGATTTAATAGAAAATGAAAAATGGGATGAATTGTATGAATGGATGAAAAAAGGAAATGAACTTCATAAAATTATGTAAGAAAATATCTAATACTTGCAAATCCTACTGCACAGCTTTTTTTTATCTTTTCTACTTCTTTATTTGAAATAATGCCACCAAGTGCGATAGTGTTTTTATGTATTTTACATATTT
This Caminibacter mediatlanticus TB-2 DNA region includes the following protein-coding sequences:
- a CDS encoding YfhL family 4Fe-4S dicluster ferredoxin, which codes for MSLKINEECIACDACVDECPNGAIEPGDPIYEIDPDLCTECIEYGGEPQCVQVCPVDAIVPDPDNVETAKELKLKSELIHKDEE
- a CDS encoding Ppx/GppA phosphatase family protein, coding for MAKVTAVIDIGSNSARMAVFKKTSRFGFYLLREEKSKVRISEGAYENGGNLQDFAIKRAIIALREFLFIAKSLKARKILCVATSAVRDAPNRSEFIKKVKNELGIKIKVIDGDKEAFYGGVAAANLLYEKNGVTVDIGGGSTELALIVNKKIENTISLKLGTVRLKELFFDKDDIEGARKFIKKEIEKLGKIFNSKKVFGIGGTIRALSQVIMKKTEYPLDILHGFTYGFEEQKNFLESILKMSDEELLKIGVKPERFDVIRPGTLIFLEILKYLGTKEVITSGVGVREGVFLTDLLRNDNYKFPNNFNPSVRTIMDVYNIDRKIASYETKIALEIFDLLKKDFELNDKYKMHLTYAIKLSRAGELIDFYEAHKHTDYILLNSLHYGFRHSDRLLISKIIRFHKRKKIKKREIEKFKNLLPKKEIVEKLCNIFWVAKLININLSMPDVKISKEKNKIIIEGPHLYLAKERSKSRELFFDLEIKNLV
- the hsrA gene encoding homeostatic response regulator transcription factor HsrA, coding for MRLLVVEKDETLNDLITKALHESKYKTDEAFNVKDAMYFLDIRHYDLVIIDTNFGLSEVFKFIDYAKDLYPFIKIVVISDDPSIETEIKVLKMGADDFIRKPLNFDLLITRVNVALRSGKETHIKIKDLIIIKDEEKIIYKDKESFLKGKAFEVFTYLARYPNQVISKEQLLDAIWEEPELVTPNVIEVAINQIRQKVDKVFKIDTIKTIRRRGYKFSYPKE
- a CDS encoding prephenate dehydrogenase, whose protein sequence is MTCAIVGLGLMGGSFGLATKKYFSKIVGIDHNKSHQEDAIKLGLVDEIVELKDLENVDVIVLAIPIRGIISVLKELSKLNLKDDVLIIDFGSTKESIIKECPKNIRRNLVASHPMAGTEYSGPAAAIEDLYKNKVMVVCNIEESGDIQVKRAFDIYNFLEMKIKIMDAKEHDRHAAFISHMPHIVSFSIANAVLNQEDKEHIVTLAAGGFRDMSRLAKSNPAMWRDIFKENKKNLLDSIEAFKDELKRAKDLIENEKWDELYEWMKKGNELHKIM
- a CDS encoding dihydroneopterin aldolase, with the translated sequence MKVFDTKYTIVIDDLSFRAILGLLENERKEEQLVVVCAKIGYEDKKEYVDYAKVCDIIQNTIIEGKFKLIEDAIDEVESKLKESFPQMKALYLKIRKPEILKNALAGVEILRKY
- the bamA gene encoding outer membrane protein assembly factor BamA encodes the protein MKKILFLLPILIFASEIKEIKYKGLIHISPVSANAIINITPNSKYDINKIDKSIKKLYKTGYFKTIKVDYTNGVLTYIFEEKPTIALIELENISEDLKKILKEENLLPKKGSILEKEKIKKLKQFIKQYYLAKGYFNTVTQIDTIPLNNNRIKLIISVKKGKQVIIRNVNFYGAKLPKSELTDVIENRPKTLLSILPFTNSGKLNLFKLPKDQQQLQDFYYNLGYLDAKVSPPFANTNLDSYFADIDYKIYEGKRYILKKIKIDYPKNIKVKLPELNLKPNKYFNVSALRKDIQNISHAFMDEGYAYVKVLPDIKKEGKYATLTYKVIPGEIVYINNVIIKGNNKTLDRVVRRNIYLAPGDKYSYSDYIDSINALKRKGYYDKVEIKQEKVSKNKVNLIVTAKDGLSGTLRAGISYGSYTKLGFNFSISEKNVFGSGQSLTASLDASSVSRTYKLTLFNPRIFDSKYSFTASIFNQTFQGISYTSKQKGGYIGFGKMLNRYTSANLTYGYISTKLSDYNTTEYIKPKSIKSYITLGVSYNNTDDYFFPTKGIKANASIEYAGIGGDEKYIKNIAKLKYFYPLLDKTYNTYAVLKYRILAGAIKENGYLPINEKFYLGGASTVRGFNWYSIAPKDSSGNLIGGKYEFVTGPEISTPLSLKNRVWLTGFIDYGAVGENKLNITRSSYGFQIDWITPMGPLSFIWAWPIKSQKGDDLQRFEFSLGASF
- the plsY gene encoding glycerol-3-phosphate 1-O-acyltransferase PlsY — its product is MSNLLWYLLAYLVGGIPFGYIIAKYFAGVDIKKHGSGNIGATNVLRVLKEKDPKKAKKLAALTLFLDAFKGAFILLIAKLYGVCDAVLWGMAVLAVIGHCFSPFLKFEGGKGVATTAGVMLVMIPKAAIVGIIVWFIMAKTIKISSLSSLVGILVGIFSAYILYPNIDINSYAPLWIIAFVVIYKHKENIYRLLTGQEGKVI